A stretch of DNA from Acidovorax carolinensis:
GCCGCTGGAAAAAGCTCTGGATTCGGTGGCCCTGCCCGAGCCCGTGATGGACGCCCTGCTGCGTGGCACCGGTGTATTTGCCCCGTTCCTGGAGCTGGCCAAGGCCTGCGAAAGCGGCGACGAAGTGGCCTTTGCCAAGAATGCCGAGGCGCTGCACCTGTCCAACCGCCAGGTGAACTGGGCCCACCTGCAGGCGTTGACCTGGGCAGAAAGCCTGAACGAAGACTAGCCTCCGTTCTTCACCACCACGCGCCCCGCCCACAGGCCCTGCTTTTGCCGGGCCTGTGGTGTTTCTGGGGCACCAAACCCGATCAGTTGCCCTGGATTCCCGCCGCCCGGATGATGCGGGCGTTGTTTTCCGATTCCAGCGCAATCTGGCGCGCAAACTCGGCCGCCGTCCCACCCGTGGGCACGTTGTCCGTGGCATCGAGCTTGCTGCGGATGTCAGGCAGCGCCAGCGCCTTGTTCAACTCGGCATTGAGCCGGGCCAAGATCGCGGCAGGGGTCTGTGCCGGCGCATAAATGCCAAAGAGCGACGACATGTTGGCGGCAGGCAAGCCCAGTTCCGCCAGAGTAGGCACGTCGGACAGGCTGTCCAGCCGTGCAGGCGCGCCCACCGCCAGGGCCTTGAGCTTGCCCGACTTGACGTGCTGCAGCACCGCGGGGCCGGCGTTGGTGGAAAGCACCTCGAATTGCCCGCCGAGCGCATCGTTCATCTGCTGGCCGCCTCCCTTGTAGGGCACATGGGTGATCTGCACCTGGGCGCTGGCCATGATCTGCTCGAGCATGATGTGGCCCAGCGACGCGGGCCCCGAGGTGGTCCAGCGGATCTCCCCCGGCCTGGCCCGTGCGGTGGCCAGCAGATCGCGAAAATCCTTCGCCTTGCTGGCGGGGGTGCCCAGCAGCAGCACCGGGGAATACATCACGCTGATCACGGGCGCGATGTCTTTTTGCGGATCAAAGGGCGACTTGCCCAGATGGGGATTGAGGGCCAGCGGGCTGATGGCGGCAAAGCCCAGCGTGTAGCCATCAGGGGCGGCCTTGGCCACCGCATCCACACCAATGCTGCCACTGGCGCCGGCCTTGTTTTCAATGACCACCGGTGTGCCCAGCTGCACCGCGAGCTTGTCGGCCAGCGCGCGCGCCACCGTGTCGCTCACCCCTCCCGCGGGGTAAGCCACCACGATGCGAACGGGCTTGGCCGGCCAAGGGGCGGCGGCTGGGGATTGGGCATGGACCAGGGGCGCCAGGGCGCTCAGGCACAGGGTGGCCAAGAGGCGGCGACGGTGTTGGATTGGCATTGCAGGGCTTTCAGGCAGCAAGGAAAGCTGGCGATTTTCGCTTAGATCGCGCGCGGCCCTGCCCGGCCCCTCAACCCCGCGGATGGTGGCGAGCGTGCAGCGCCTTCAGGCGCTCGCGCGCCACATGCGTGTAGATGGTGGTGGTGGAAATATCCACATGGCCCAGCAGCAGCTGCACCACTCGCAGGTCGGCCCCGTGGTTGAGCAGGTGGGTGGCAAAGGCATGGCGCAGCGTGTGCGGCGACAGGGGCGCCGTGATGCCCGCCACCGCCGCCCACTTCTTGACGATCATCCAGAACATCACGCGCGTCATGCCGACGCCGCGCTGCGTGACAAACAGGTCATCGGTCTGCTGGCCACCCAGGATCACGCCACGCGAATCCTGCAGATAGCGCTCTATCCAAAGCCTGGCTTCCTCGCCAAACGGCACCAGACGCTCCTTGCTGCCCTTGCCCATCACGCGCAGCACGCCTTCATTGAGACCGAGCTGAAAGGTCTTGAGCGTGACCAGCTCGGTCACCCGCAGGCCGCTGGCATACATCAGCTCCAGCATGGCGCGGTCGCGCAGGCCCAGCGGCGTGCCCACGTCCGGGGCCTTCAGCAGGGTCTCCACCTGCGCCTGCGACAGCGTTTTGGGCACGCGCATCGGCTGGCGTGCCGCCTCCAGCCGCACCGTGGGATCGGCGCTGATGCGCCGCTCGCGCAGCGCCCAGTGAAAGTAGCGCCGCAGCACCGTCAGGCGCCGGTTGGCCGACGTGGCCCGCGTCTGGGCATGGCGCTCGGCAAAATAGGCCTGCAGGTGGTGCTCGGCCGTGTCATCCAGTGCCAGCGCCGGCTGCTGGCCGGCGAGCCAGGTGGCATACAGCGTGAGGTCGCGCCGGTAGGCCGCCAGCGTGTTGCGTGCCAGGCCATCCTCCAGCCACAGGGCATCCACAAAGTTATCGATGGTGGTCAGGCTGGCAGCAAGCATTTAAAAACGATAGCACGTAAAAAAGCCGCCCGGATTGTGCGGACGGCTGGCGTGGCAAGGCGCGTGGGCGATGCCGAATAAGTCAACGCGATGGCGCGCGCCCTGGTTTGGGATGGGATGCAA
This window harbors:
- a CDS encoding Bug family tripartite tricarboxylate transporter substrate binding protein is translated as MPIQHRRRLLATLCLSALAPLVHAQSPAAAPWPAKPVRIVVAYPAGGVSDTVARALADKLAVQLGTPVVIENKAGASGSIGVDAVAKAAPDGYTLGFAAISPLALNPHLGKSPFDPQKDIAPVISVMYSPVLLLGTPASKAKDFRDLLATARARPGEIRWTTSGPASLGHIMLEQIMASAQVQITHVPYKGGGQQMNDALGGQFEVLSTNAGPAVLQHVKSGKLKALAVGAPARLDSLSDVPTLAELGLPAANMSSLFGIYAPAQTPAAILARLNAELNKALALPDIRSKLDATDNVPTGGTAAEFARQIALESENNARIIRAAGIQGN
- the xerD gene encoding site-specific tyrosine recombinase XerD, producing MLAASLTTIDNFVDALWLEDGLARNTLAAYRRDLTLYATWLAGQQPALALDDTAEHHLQAYFAERHAQTRATSANRRLTVLRRYFHWALRERRISADPTVRLEAARQPMRVPKTLSQAQVETLLKAPDVGTPLGLRDRAMLELMYASGLRVTELVTLKTFQLGLNEGVLRVMGKGSKERLVPFGEEARLWIERYLQDSRGVILGGQQTDDLFVTQRGVGMTRVMFWMIVKKWAAVAGITAPLSPHTLRHAFATHLLNHGADLRVVQLLLGHVDISTTTIYTHVARERLKALHARHHPRG